A genomic segment from Paralichthys olivaceus isolate ysfri-2021 chromosome 22, ASM2471397v2, whole genome shotgun sequence encodes:
- the LOC138406526 gene encoding sodium/hydrogen exchanger 9B2-like isoform X1, protein MMDEEATKRYCRDDGQKSKEAERGSKVQVSQDEREITILPQRKTNTTAEMKMSESDSSSCCSCCISLKEKCPRPQGLISLLITKVCLFALLFGVVWSITGRECLPGGNLFGLVILFICSVLGGKLVGMIQLPTLPPFPPLLGMLLAGLVLRNVPYITEAVFINTHWSAAMRNIALSIILTRAGLGLDPSALSRLKAVCVRLAVGPCVVEACIVAVVSHFLLGLPWVWGFILGFVLAAVSPAVVVPSMLLLQREGYGVEKGIPTLLMAAGSFDDILAITGFSTCLGIAFSTGSTWMNILKGLLEVVGGVIAGLILGLFLCFFPSKDQEDLVLRRTLMLLGLSIFSVFFSHVIGFAGAGGLCTLVLAFLAALGWKTDKAPVAAMVGRSWDVFQPLLFGLIGAEISIATLSPSTVGLGLACISIGLVIRLLVTFLLVHFGGFNLKEKLFISVAWLPKATVQAAIGSKALDMAREEGDEALIKFGLDVLTLAVLAILTTAPIGALGIGLAGPRLLERQVKDDLEGGATTTSSNGIGQEKDNVTLESKL, encoded by the exons atGATGGACGAAGAAGCCACGAAGCGTTACTGTCGTGACGACGGACAGAAGTCCAAAGaagctgag CGAGGGAGTAAAGTTCAGGTCAGTCAGGACGAGAGAGAGATCACCATTCTGCCGCAGAGGAAGACGAACACAACGGCCGAG atgaAGATGTCGGAGTCAGACTCGTCCTCCTGCTGTTCGTGTTGCATCAGTCTGAAGGAAAAATGTCCTCGACCTCAGGGACTCATCAGCCTGCTCATCACTAAAG tgtgtttgtttgctctgctgTTCGGAGTTGTCTGGTCCATAACAGGACGTGAGTGTTTACCTGGAGGGAACCTGTTCGGCCTCGTCATCCTCTTCATCTGCTCCGTGCTCGGAGGGAAACTGGTGGGAATGATCCAACTGCCCACACTACCCCCCTTCCCTCCTCTACTTG gaatgTTGCTAGCAGGTCTGGTGTTGCGTAATGTTCCGTACATAACAGAAGCCGTCTTCATCAACACTCACTGGTCTGCAGCTATGAGGAACATCGCCCTGTCAATCATCCTGACCAGAGCAGGGCTGGGCCTCGACCCCtcg gCCTTGAGTCGTCTGAAAGCGGTGTGTGTGCGTCTTGCGGTAGGGCCCTGTGTGGTGGAGGCCTGCATCGTTGCTGTGGTTTCTCACTTCCTGTTGGGTCTGCCCTGGGTCTGGGGCTTCATACtggg CTTCGTCCTGGCTGCAGTGTCTCCAGCGGTGGTCGTTCCTTCGATGTtgctcctgcagagagagggatATGGAGTGGAGAAG GGAATCCCCACCTTGCTGATGGCCGCTGGGAGTTTTGATGATATTCTGGCCATTACAGGGTTCTCCACATGTCTGGGAATCGCTTTCTCTACAG GTTCTACGTGGATGAACATCCTGAAAGGTCTCCTGGAGGTGGTGGGAGGGGTCATCGCTGGGCTGATTCTGGGTCTGTTCTTGTGCTTCTTCCCAAGCAAAGACCAG GAGGACCTTGTGTTGAGAAGGACTCTCATGTTGTTGGGTCTGTCCATATTTTCGGTCTTCTTCAGTCACGTTATTGGTTTTGCCGGAGCCGGTGGTCTCTGTACTCTGGTGCTGGCCTTCCTGGCTGCTCTGGGCTGGAAAACTGACAAA GCCCCGGTGGCAGCCATGGTTGGTCGGTCATGGGATGTTTTCCAGCCTCTCCTGTTTGGTCTGATTGGAGCAGAGATCTCCATAGCAACCCTCAGCCCCAGCACCGTTG GTCTCGGTCTGGCCTGCATCAGTATCGGTCTGGTGATCCGTCTGCTCGTTACCTTCCTGCTGGTTCATTTCGGAGGATTCAATCTGAAGGAGAAACTCTTCATCTCTGTGGCCTGGCTGCCGAAGGCCACCGTACAG GCTGCTATTGGCTCAAAGGCTCTGGACATGgcgagagaggaaggagatgaggCCTTAATAAAGTTTGGATTAGATGTGCTAACGCTTGCTGTGTTAGCCATCCTCACCACAGCTCCCATAGGGGCACTGGGTATCGGACTGGCAGGACCACGCCTCCTGGAGcgacaggtcaaag ATGACTTAGAGGGCGGAGCCACAACTACAAGCAGCAATGGTATTGGTCAAGAAAAAGACAATGTGACCCTTGAGAGCAAACTATGA
- the LOC138406526 gene encoding sodium/hydrogen exchanger 9B2-like isoform X2, with amino-acid sequence MKMSESDSSSCCSCCISLKEKCPRPQGLISLLITKVCLFALLFGVVWSITGRECLPGGNLFGLVILFICSVLGGKLVGMIQLPTLPPFPPLLGMLLAGLVLRNVPYITEAVFINTHWSAAMRNIALSIILTRAGLGLDPSALSRLKAVCVRLAVGPCVVEACIVAVVSHFLLGLPWVWGFILGFVLAAVSPAVVVPSMLLLQREGYGVEKGIPTLLMAAGSFDDILAITGFSTCLGIAFSTGSTWMNILKGLLEVVGGVIAGLILGLFLCFFPSKDQEDLVLRRTLMLLGLSIFSVFFSHVIGFAGAGGLCTLVLAFLAALGWKTDKAPVAAMVGRSWDVFQPLLFGLIGAEISIATLSPSTVGLGLACISIGLVIRLLVTFLLVHFGGFNLKEKLFISVAWLPKATVQAAIGSKALDMAREEGDEALIKFGLDVLTLAVLAILTTAPIGALGIGLAGPRLLERQVKDDLEGGATTTSSNGIGQEKDNVTLESKL; translated from the exons atgaAGATGTCGGAGTCAGACTCGTCCTCCTGCTGTTCGTGTTGCATCAGTCTGAAGGAAAAATGTCCTCGACCTCAGGGACTCATCAGCCTGCTCATCACTAAAG tgtgtttgtttgctctgctgTTCGGAGTTGTCTGGTCCATAACAGGACGTGAGTGTTTACCTGGAGGGAACCTGTTCGGCCTCGTCATCCTCTTCATCTGCTCCGTGCTCGGAGGGAAACTGGTGGGAATGATCCAACTGCCCACACTACCCCCCTTCCCTCCTCTACTTG gaatgTTGCTAGCAGGTCTGGTGTTGCGTAATGTTCCGTACATAACAGAAGCCGTCTTCATCAACACTCACTGGTCTGCAGCTATGAGGAACATCGCCCTGTCAATCATCCTGACCAGAGCAGGGCTGGGCCTCGACCCCtcg gCCTTGAGTCGTCTGAAAGCGGTGTGTGTGCGTCTTGCGGTAGGGCCCTGTGTGGTGGAGGCCTGCATCGTTGCTGTGGTTTCTCACTTCCTGTTGGGTCTGCCCTGGGTCTGGGGCTTCATACtggg CTTCGTCCTGGCTGCAGTGTCTCCAGCGGTGGTCGTTCCTTCGATGTtgctcctgcagagagagggatATGGAGTGGAGAAG GGAATCCCCACCTTGCTGATGGCCGCTGGGAGTTTTGATGATATTCTGGCCATTACAGGGTTCTCCACATGTCTGGGAATCGCTTTCTCTACAG GTTCTACGTGGATGAACATCCTGAAAGGTCTCCTGGAGGTGGTGGGAGGGGTCATCGCTGGGCTGATTCTGGGTCTGTTCTTGTGCTTCTTCCCAAGCAAAGACCAG GAGGACCTTGTGTTGAGAAGGACTCTCATGTTGTTGGGTCTGTCCATATTTTCGGTCTTCTTCAGTCACGTTATTGGTTTTGCCGGAGCCGGTGGTCTCTGTACTCTGGTGCTGGCCTTCCTGGCTGCTCTGGGCTGGAAAACTGACAAA GCCCCGGTGGCAGCCATGGTTGGTCGGTCATGGGATGTTTTCCAGCCTCTCCTGTTTGGTCTGATTGGAGCAGAGATCTCCATAGCAACCCTCAGCCCCAGCACCGTTG GTCTCGGTCTGGCCTGCATCAGTATCGGTCTGGTGATCCGTCTGCTCGTTACCTTCCTGCTGGTTCATTTCGGAGGATTCAATCTGAAGGAGAAACTCTTCATCTCTGTGGCCTGGCTGCCGAAGGCCACCGTACAG GCTGCTATTGGCTCAAAGGCTCTGGACATGgcgagagaggaaggagatgaggCCTTAATAAAGTTTGGATTAGATGTGCTAACGCTTGCTGTGTTAGCCATCCTCACCACAGCTCCCATAGGGGCACTGGGTATCGGACTGGCAGGACCACGCCTCCTGGAGcgacaggtcaaag ATGACTTAGAGGGCGGAGCCACAACTACAAGCAGCAATGGTATTGGTCAAGAAAAAGACAATGTGACCCTTGAGAGCAAACTATGA
- the LOC109645138 gene encoding sodium/hydrogen exchanger 9B2-like — protein sequence MSESDSSSCCSCCISLKEKCPRPQGLISLLITKVCLFALLFGVVWSITGRECLPGGNLFGLVILFICSVLGGKLVGMIQLPTLPPFPPLLGMLLAGLVLRNVPYITEAVFINTHWSAAMKNIALSIILTRAGLGLDPSALNRLKAVCLRLAVGPCVAEACIDAVVSHFLLGLPWFWAFLLGFVLAAVSPAVVGPAMLLLQREGYGVGKGIPTLLLAAGSFDDILSITGFSTFLGIAFSTGSTWMNILKGVLEVVGGIIAGLILGLFLCFFPSKDQEDLVLRRTLMLLGLSIFSVFFSHVIGFSGAGSLCTVVLAFLAALGWKTDKAPVAALVGRSWDVFQPLLFGLIGAEISITTLSPSTVGLGLACISIGLVIRVLFTFLLVHFGGFNLKEKLFISVAWLPKATVQAAIGSKALDIAREKGDETLIKFGLDVLTLAVLAILTTAPLGALGIGVAGPRLLERQVIDDIEGEATTSRSNSIGQEEDNVTLESKL from the exons ATGTCGGAGTCAGactcttcctcctgctgttcGTGTTGCATCAGTCTGAAGGAAAAATGTCCTCGACCTCAAGGACTCATCAGCCTGCTCATCACTAAAG tgtgtttgtttgctctgctgTTCGGAGTTGTCTGGTCCATAACAGGACGTGAGTGTTTACCTGGAGGGAACCTGTTCGGCCTCGTCATCCTCTTCATCTGCTCCGTGCTCGGAGGGAAACTGGTGGGAATGATCCAACTGCCCACACTACCCCCCTTCCCTCCTCTACTTG gaatgTTGCTAGCAGGTCTGGTGTTGCGTAATGTTCCGTACATAACAGAAGCCGTCTTCATCAACACTCACTGGTCTGCAGCTATGAAGAACATCGCCCTGTCAATCATCCTGACCAGAGCAGGGCTGGGCCTCGACCCCtcg gCCTTGAATCGTCTGAAGGCGGTGTGTTTGCGTCTTGCGGTAGGGCCCTGTGTAGCGGAGGCCTGCATTGATGCTGTGGTTTCTCACTTCCTGTTGGGTCTACCCTGGTTCTGGGCCTTTTTACtggg CTTCGTCCTGGCTGCAGTGTCTCCAGCGGTGGTCGGTCCTGCGATGTTGCTCCTGCAGCGAGAGGGATATGGAGTGGGGAAG GGAATCCCCACCTTGCTGTTGGCCGCTGGGAGTTTTGATGATATTCTGTCCATTACAGGGTTCTCCACATTCCTGGGAATCGCTTTCTCTACAG GTTCTACGTGGATGAACATCCTGAAAGGTGTCCtggaggtggtgggagggaTCATCGCTGGGCTGATTCTGGGTCTGTTCTTGTGCTTCTTCCCAAGCAAAGACCAG GAGGACCTTGTGTTGAGAAGGACTCTCATGTTGTTGGGTCTGTCCATATTTTCGGTCTTCTTCAGTCACGTTATTGGTTTTTCCGGAGCCGGTAGTCTCTGTACTGTGGTGCTGGCCTTCCTGGCTGCTCTGGGCTGGAAAACTGACAAA GCCCCGGTGGCAGCCTTGGTAGGTCGGTCATGGGATGTTTTCCAGCCTCTCCTGTTTGGTCTGATTGGAGCAGAGATCTCCATAACAACCCTCAGCCCCAGCACCGTTG GTCTCGGTCTGGCCTGCATCAGTATCGGTCTGGTGATCCGTGTGCTCTTTACCTTCCTGCTGGTTCATTTCGGAGGATTCAATCTGAAGGAGAAACTCTTCATCTCTGTGGCCTGGCTGCCGAAGGCCACCGTACAG GCTGCTATTGGCTCGAAGGCTCTGGACATagcgagagagaaaggagatgaGACCTTAATAAAGTTTGGATTAGATGTGCTAACGCTTGCTGTGTTAGCCATCCTCACCACAGCTCCCTTAGGGGCACTGGGTATCGGAGTGGCAGGACCACGCCTCCTGGAGCGACAGGTCATAG ACGACATAGAGGGCGAAGCCACAACCTCGAGGAGCAACAGTATTGGTCAAGAAGAAGACAATGTGACTCTTGAGAGCAAACTATGA
- the LOC109646666 gene encoding serrate RNA effector molecule homolog encodes MGDSDDEFDRRRRDKFRRERSDMERSREREERRRDDWPDRDWDRGRERRRDYDRGRRERFSPPRHISPQHKRMRRDWDDHRGEPYRYDMPYGGGGPFPGAGPQGWHPDLPHLHPHHGGHPLQGRLGMVDPDLPPPGPPTMRSFKEFLLNMEDSVDETEAVKRYNQYKLDFRRQQLQDFFLQHKDQEWFRSKYHPEDIMGSKAESLASLKTRLSVFLFLLDNNWLDNVSLDMDHGAAIIKLLDAAVIKMEGGTDFDLQVLEAPIAPVAAVVGEASSAVTSGGATGGEKSQGEQSAGSVSDQSSSEATSSRTEATTSREAGETKDCDKDCEEEATQNGEKEKAEEGEEGEEEEEKKDDEKEEKTKKGRKRKRSLSADSGEGSASDSDSSHSDGEKEEDDEKEEEEDGEDERRKERGKERGKEREKEAPAKPRPLHLTTSLFIRSIPPEVSKDEITALCRRYPGFLRVALSDPQPERRFFRRCWVTFDRGVNIKETCWNLQNIRLRDCELSPVVNRDLCRRVRNVNGLTHHKPVVRNDIRLSARLVHSLDQRGELWAEQMETNPVLKNITDYLIEEVSAEEEELIGASGGNSDDTGDAKDPASSSEVTVETDDKLMKVLDRLLLYLRLVHSVDYYNFCEYPAEDEMPHRCGLIHVRGPLPVAKITAAEMSEHQRMCEERLAPLLSPSETLSEEEAARLGKKDPEQEVEKFLSANTQELSKDKWLCPLSGKKFKAPEFVRKHILNKHGDKVAAVRQEVEFFNNFLLDSKRPALPENKPLLPPAQATPPGMPGFPGQSPQQQSLLGYPPGVRPPMPGFPGGGPPYPHNQFGVGRGNYDNFRGHLGGGGGGGGGGGFPGKQRNSRGARGDPRSIIEYRDLDAPEDLDFF; translated from the exons ATGGGAGATAGCGATGATGAGTTCGACAGGAGGAGGCGGGACAAgttcaggagagagagaagcgaCATGGAGCGGtcaagagagagggaagagaggcgGCGGGACGACTGGCCCGACAG GGACTGGGACCgcggcagagagagaaggagggattaCGATCGCGGACGCAGAGAGAGGTTTTCTCCACCTCGACACATCAGCCCTCAACACAAACGCATGAGGAGAGACTg GGATGACCACCGGGGGGAGCCGTACCGCTACGACATGCCCTACGGAGGAGGGGGTCCATTTCCAGGGGCAGGCCCTCAGGGCTGGCATCCTGACCTCCCCCACCTTCACCCACACCATGGAGGTCACCCACTGCAGGGCAG GTTAgggatggtggatcctgatcttcctcctcctggtccTCCCACCATGAGGAGCTTTAAG GAGTTCCTGTTGAACATGGAGGACAGTGTTGATGAGACAGAGGCGGTGAAGCGTTACAACCAATACAAACTGGACTTCAGgcggcagcagctgcaggacttCTTCCTCCAGCACAAAGACCAGGAGTGGTTTCGGTCAAAGTACCACCCCGAAGACATCATGGGCAGTAAGGCAGAGTCTCTGGCCTCCCTCAAAACCCGCCTCAGCGTCTTCCTTTTCCTTCTCGACAACAATTGGCTGGATAACGTGTCTTTGGACATGGACCATGGCGCTGCCATCATAAAACTCCTTGACGCAG CCGTgataaagatggagggaggtaCAGACTTTGACCTGCAGGTCCTGGAGGCACCGATTGCACCTGTGGCAGCAGTAGTTGGGGAGGCCAGCAGTGCCGTCACCAGTGGAGGAGCAACTGGAGGTGAGAAGAGTCAGGGAGAGCAGAGCGCAGGAAGTGTCAGCGATCAGAGCAGCTCCGAGGCGACCAGTAGTCGAACGGAGGCAACGACCAGCAGAGAGGCGGGCGAGACAAAAGACTGTGATAAG GACTGTGAAGAGGAGGCCACGCAGAacggagagaaggagaaggctgaagagggggaggagggggaggaggaagaggagaagaaagatgacgagaaggaggagaagacaaaGAAG GGCAGGAAGAGGAAACGCAGCTTGTCAGCTGACAGTGGGGAGGGCAGTGCCTCCGACTCAGACTCCTCCCACTCTGAcggagagaaggaagaagacgacgagaaggaagaggaggaagacggAGAAGACG AGCGTCGGAAAGAGCGAGGAAAAGAgcgagggaaagagagggagaaggaggccCCTGCAAAGCCCCGCCCCCTCCACCTCACCACCTCTCTGTTCATCAGGAGCATCCCCCCAGAGGTGTCAAAGGATGAGATCACTGCA ttgtgtcgCAGGTACCCAGGCTTCCTACGAGTGGCGCTGTCGGACCCTCAGCCTGAGAGGAG GTTCTTTAGGCGGTGTTGGGTGACTTTTGACCGCGGTGTGAACATCAAGGAGACGTGCTGGAACCTCCAGAACATCAGG CTTAGAGACTGTGAACTCTCTCCAGTGGTCAACAGAGATCTGTGTCGGCGCGTTCGCAACGTCAACGGTCTGACGCACCACAAGCCGGTGGTGAGGAACGACATTCGTTTGTCAGCTCGACTCGTGCACAGCCTGGACCAGAGGGGGGAGCTGTGGGCCGAGCAG ATGGAGACAAACCCCGTCCTGAAGAACATCACAGATTACCTCATAGAGGAAGTCAgcgctgaggaggaggagctgattGGCGCCTCTGGGGGCAACAGTGATGACACAGGTGATGCCAaagaccccgcctcctcctctgaggTCACCGTTGAGACTGACGACAAGCTAATGAAG GTGCTGGACAGACTGCTGCTCTACCTGCGCCTCGTTCACTCTGTAGATTATTATAACTTCTGTGAGTATCCTGCTGAGGACGAGATGCCTCATCGCTGTGGCCTGATCCATGTACGAGGACCCCTACCTGTGGCCAAGATCACTGCAGCCGAGa TGAGTGAACATCAGAGGATGTGTGAGGAGCGTCTGGCTCCTCTGCTGTCACCATCAGAGACGCTGAGTGAGGAAGAAGCTGCCAGGCTCGGAAAGAAAGACCCGGAACAAGAG GTGGAGAAGTTCCTGTCAGCCAACACGCAGGAGCTCAGTAAAGATAAGTGGTTGTGTCCTCTCAGCGGGAAGAAGTTCAAG GCTCCAGAGTTTGTGCGTAAACACATTCTGAACAAACACGGAGACAAGGTCGCCGCCGTCAGACAGGAGGTTGAGTTCTTCAACAACTTCCTGTTGGACTCCAAGAGACCCGCCCTTCCTGAGAACAAGCCCCTCCTACCACCAGCGCAAG CCACTCCCCCTGGCATGCCTGGATTTCCTGGTCAGTCACCACAACAGCAAAGCCTTCTGGGATATCCCCCTGGTGTCAGACCTCCCATGCCTGGCTTtcctg gtgggGGACCTCCCTACCCCCACAACCAGTTTGGCGTAGGGCGTGGTAACTACGACAACTTCAGAGGTCATttagggggagggggaggaggaggaggaggaggagggtttccTGGGAAACAACGGAACAGCAG gggcGCACGAGGAGACCCTCGCTCCATCATCGAGTACAGAGACCTCGACGCTCCGGAAGACCTCGACTTCTTCTGA
- the ift46 gene encoding intraflagellar transport protein 46 homolog: MERTDRRKDSRLLDNQPYDESLEVVDSEEVASVSSPTPRGQRQSHSRRSREGRGLMSANSSSDEFDEDHKPQRTKEPISRQPGTSPNEEEEEEEDEEEEDDDSDEDDTDDDDEPGQAPEGAYDPADYANLPVSTEVKELFQYITRYTPQSIELDHSLKPFIPDFIPAVGDIDAFLKVPRPDGKTDALGLLALDEPSVKQSDPTVLSLWLSEETKQHGATELKKVTSVASPQSIPRAVDSWVESISALHRSKPAASVHYGRAMPDIDSLMQEWPGELEELLGRLQLPPARLNCSLTQYVDLVCALLDVPVHSSRIQSLHLLFNLYLEFRDSQHFTRRTQT, encoded by the exons ATGGAGCGGACTGACCGGAGGAAAGACTCCCGCCTGTTGGACAACCAGCCGTACGACGAGAGCCTGGAGGTGGTCGACTCCGAGGAGGTGGCGAGTGTCTCCAGCCCGACTCCCCGCGGCCAGCGTCAG TCACACTCCAGGAGGAGTCGGGAGGGGCGTGGCCTGATGTCTGCCAACAGCAGCAGCGACGAGTTTGACGAGGACCACAAGCCTCAGAGGACCAAAGAGCCAATCAGCAGGCAGCCTGGGACCAGTCcgaacgaggaggaggaggaggaagaggatgaagaagaggaggatgatgactCTGATGAAGATGATACAGACGATGACGATGAACCAGGGCAGGCTCCGGAGGGGGCGTATGACCCCGCTGACTACGCTAACCTGCCTGTGAGCACGGAGGTCAAAGAGCTGTTCCAGTACATCACACG TTACACTCCTCAGTCCATCGAGTTGGATCACAGTCTGAAACCCTTCATCCCGGACTTCATCCCAGCTGTTGGAGACATCGACGCCTTCCTGAAG GTGCCGAGGCCGGACGGTAAAACGGACGCTCTGGGTCTGTTGGCTCTGGATGAGCCCAGTGTGAAACAGTCTGACCCCACGGTTCTGTCGCTGTGGCTGTCAGAGGAAACCAAACAACACGGAGCCACAGAG CTGAAGAAGGTGACGAGCGTGGCAAGTCCTCAGTCGATTCCTCGGGCGGTGGACAGCTGGGTGGAGAGCATCAGTGCGCTTCACCGCTCCAAACCAGCAGCGAGCGTTCACTATGGCCGCGCGATGCCTGACATCGACAGCCTGATGCAGGAGTGGCCAGGCGAGCTAGAGGAGCTACTTGGGCGTCTGCAGCTGCCGCCCGCTCGCCTCAACTGCAGCCTGACGCAGTACGTCGACCTCGTCTGCGCCCTGCTGGACGTCCCCGTGCACAGCAGCAGGATCCAGTCTCTGCACCTATTATTCAACCTCTACCTGGAGTTCAGAGACTCGCAGCACTTCACACGCAGAACACAAACCTGa
- the LOC109643397 gene encoding RPA-related protein RADX, with protein sequence MAAAGCVFHRTLTRSRSRSRSGPNQESSSSPAVCRDFLSVVDLQRYSRDQGSSVYFPQAVLSGDDLYDITLTDGDCRLQVTLDPGLNRLVERNVLRPGSTLRNATFAPAMSAQHPACPRASAQTDSYRLESVEVRGDDEDDGVRRFDVDVDSLPWFGSSDAAGPLVPLRASRSVFLPQWNNVDYSGEVWREAPPTEEEAEHGDDDEEEEEGQRPAVTVSELRDSFLSGHRSVARGAVQHRLILRIINKSHLMYYGRTDRNCECPYKAVLEVCDRTGGVCVVLWNSVCVNWYRCLKPGDVISLRRYRVKQHYQAELDDIEISVNSRNPAAQISVLPESSVSPEYLPPAPIYSFYNSKELLDRPHSAVCDVIGLLTFTGRAERMRSKDGRGAELLEYRWLQLEDGTSDQPINVKLFSTSQPETHHNLHPLSVVVCTRLKLIKSANQTHNCCFLTNTVNTQVYCTGLGHHSEMSYRKVRPVRQFLQWLRSQDDGQVLSRALIGGFYVYPPPPVSLETYMKDRRGEPGFLRGAELQRELERLCYRERRTFCIQATVTMVTYSRRGEEDRSLFWTDRAASCSSSSSSPRLLTSSSHPSPSLSSSSSLLPLPSTPHSFRPPLSTSPSSLSPTSPSSAFSQMASRPVDLRAARSCKRKLLLQPETPTKRHPSVTLQPEQNNNTVILFEASMEFLENSNADEDESDDDDASSFVTAPLFPAFPPIAEETLPMRYDHASREEQAVVVAMGGRADPGRFDPAFDDYYTLRLRALSDSVSVHVVFLPHSSPPDLPHPNTWTSILSHGAFSSHGPPPSPADLTVLASQLTNQRLVCVLEACHLGGTRTELILSRAFQLPN encoded by the exons ATGGCGGCTGCGGGCTGCGTCTTCCACAGAACCCTGACTCGGTCCCGGTCCAGGTCCCGGTCCGGACCCAACCAG GAGTCCTCGTCCTCTCCCGCCGTCTGCAGGGACTTCCTGTCCGTGGTGGACCTGCAGCGCTACAGCAGAGACCAGGGCTCGTCCGTCTACTTCCCCCAGGCTGTCCTCAGCG GTGACGACCTGTATGACATCACGCTGACAGACGGCGACTGCAGGCTTCAGGTGACTCTGGATCCTGGTCTGAACCGGCTGGTGGAGAGGAACGTCCTGCGGCCCGGATCAACGCTTCGGAATGCCACCTTCGCCCCCGCCATGAGCGCTCAGCACCCAGCATGCCCCAGGGCCTCTGCGCAGACGGACAG CTACAGACTGGAGAGcgtggaggtcagaggtgatGATGAGGACGATGGAGTCAGGAGGTTTGATGTGGACGTAGACTCTCTGCCCTGGTTTGGATCCTCAGACGCTGCAG GTCCTCTGGTTCCTCTGAGAGCCAGCAGGAGCGTGTTCCTCCCTCAGTGGAACAATGTGGACTACAGCGGGGAGGTGTGGAGGGAAGCCCCGCCCACTGAGGAAGAGGCGGAacatggagatgatgatgaagaggaggaggaag gGCAACGACCTGCTGTGACAGTGTCTGAGCTGCGTGACTCCTTCCTGTCTGGTCATCGCAGCGTTGCTAGGGGCGCCGTCCAGCATCGTCTGATCCTACGCATCATCAACAAGTCACACCTGATGTATTATGGGAGAACTGACCGAAACTGTGAATGTCCTTATAAG GCGGTGTTGGAGGTGTGTGACCGGACAGGAGGTGTGTGCGTGGTGTTgtggaacagtgtgtgtgtcaactgGTATCGCTGTTTGAAGCCGGGTGATGTCATCAGCCTGAGACGCTATCGAGTCAAACAGCATTACCAGGCTGAGCTGGATGATATAG AGATCAGCGTTAACAGCAGGAATCCTGCTGCACAGATATCTGTTCTCCCAGAATCCTCAGTTTCACCCGAGTATCTCCCACCTGCACCAATCTACAGCTTCTACAAcag TAAGGAGCTCCTGGACCGTCCTCACAGCGCCGTGTGTGATGTCATTGGCCTGCTGACATTCACAGGACGAGCAGAGCGAATGAGGAGCAAGG ATGGTCGAGGGGCAGAGCTTTTGGAGTATCGCTGGCTGCAATTGGAGGACGGCACCAGCGATCAGCCGATCAACGTGAAGCTCTTCTCCACATCTCAACCTGAAACACACCACAACCTCCACCCAT tGTCTGTGGTCGTTTGTACGAGACTGAAGTTGATCAAGTCTGCAAATCAAACTCACAACTGCTGCTTCCTGACAAACACAGTAAACACTCAGGTGTACTGCACAG GGCTGGGCCACCACTCAGAGATGAGTTATCGTAAAGTCCGGCCAGTTCGACAGTTCCTTCAGTGGCTGAGGAGCCAGGATGATGGACAGGTGCTGAGCAGGGCTCTGATTGGAGGATTCTACGTGTACCCACCTCCTCCGGTCTCCCTGGAAACGTACATGAAAGATCGAAGAG GTGAACCAGGTTTCCTTAGAGGGGCGGAGCTTCAGagggagctggagaggctcTGTTATCGGGAGAGACGCACCTTCTGCATTCAGGCAACAGTAACCATGGTTACGTACAGCCGCAGAGGAGAG GAGGATCGCTCTTTGTTTTGGACGGACAGAGCTGCATCTTGCTCCTCCTCATCGTCCTCCCCTCGTCTCCTTACATCCTCCTCTCACCCGTCTccgtccctctcctcctcttcctccctcctgcctCTCCCTTCCACACCCCATTCATTCAGACCTCCTCTCTCAACCTCCCCCTCGTCTTTATCTCCAACCTCTCCGTCCTCAGCCTTCAGTCAGATGGCGTCTCGTCCTGTGGACCTCAGAGCAGC GAGGTCGTGTAAGAGGaaactgctgcttcagcctGAAACTCCAACGAAGAG ACATCCGAGTGTCACACTACAaccagaacaaaacaacaacacag TCATCCTGTTCGAAGCCTCCATGGAGTTTCTAGAAAACTCAAACGCTGATGAGGATGAgagcgatgatgatgatgcctcGTCCTTCGTCACCGCTCCCCTCTTTCCCGCCTTCCCACCCATTGCCGAGGAGACACTGCCGATGCGTTACGACCACGCCAGCAGGGAGGAGCAGGCTGTCGTCGTGGCGATGGGAGGGAGGGCGGACCCTGGGAGGTTTGACCCTGCCTTCGATGACTACTACACTCTGAGACtgagag CTCTGTCGGATTCCGTGTCGGTCCACGTCGTCTTCCTCCCTCATTCCTCTCCTCCTGATCTCCCTCACCCCAACACCTGGACCTCCATCTTATCCCACGGAGCCTTCTCTTCACATGGACCTCCACCTTcaccag ctgACCTCACCGTCTTGGCATcgcagctgaccaatcagaggctgGTGTGCGTCCTGGAGGCGTGTCACCTGGGGGGAACCAGAACTGAACTCATCCTGAGCCGAGCCTTTCAGCTGcccaactga